In Colwellia sp. M166, a genomic segment contains:
- the ribE gene encoding 6,7-dimethyl-8-ribityllumazine synthase, with amino-acid sequence MNVIEANFDATGKKFAIVVSRFNSFVVESLLEGAVDALKRHGNVADSDITVIRVPGAYELPVAAKKIAAKGGYDGIIAIGAVIRGGTPHFDFVAGECNKGLAQVAMEYTMPVAFGVITTDTIEQAIDRAGLKVGNKGAEAALSALEMVNVLDKL; translated from the coding sequence ATGAACGTCATAGAAGCTAATTTTGATGCAACAGGTAAGAAGTTTGCCATCGTAGTCTCTCGTTTTAACAGTTTTGTGGTTGAAAGTTTACTTGAAGGTGCAGTAGATGCGCTTAAACGCCATGGCAATGTTGCAGATAGTGATATTACCGTAATTCGCGTTCCTGGTGCTTATGAGTTACCAGTAGCCGCTAAAAAAATTGCAGCTAAAGGCGGGTATGACGGCATTATCGCTATCGGTGCTGTGATCCGTGGTGGAACACCTCATTTTGATTTTGTTGCTGGTGAATGTAATAAAGGCTTAGCGCAAGTCGCTATGGAATATACTATGCCAGTGGCATTTGGTGTTATTACCACAGACACTATTGAACAAGCTATTGATCGTGCAGGCCTTAAAGTTGGTAATAAAGGCGCTGAAGCAGCATTAAGTGCTTTAGAAATGGTTAATGTGCTAGATAAGTTATAA
- a CDS encoding DUF6170 family protein: MAIYFSSDKIPALRAFSLHQRQAILAIAQTKFSAPEKFILNIIKLSLLIPPFLFIANLQGLALLISVLIVLIVYFLVLRPIMLFFSQKHLNKAIAEYKKSEH; this comes from the coding sequence ATGGCTATTTATTTTTCTTCCGATAAAATCCCTGCACTGCGAGCATTTAGCTTACATCAACGCCAAGCTATCCTAGCAATTGCGCAAACCAAGTTTTCAGCCCCGGAAAAATTCATTCTCAATATTATTAAACTGTCGCTATTAATACCGCCTTTTCTCTTTATCGCAAATTTACAAGGTTTAGCTTTACTCATCTCAGTGTTAATTGTGCTGATAGTTTATTTCCTCGTGCTTAGGCCTATTATGCTATTTTTCTCACAAAAGCATCTTAATAAAGCTATCGCTGAATACAAAAAAAGTGAACATTAA
- a CDS encoding VacJ family lipoprotein, with the protein MSDPKDPLESINRPFWTFTWDYADKYVFKPASEGYVEYMPTNLRSGVHNMALNLNEPSTIINHLLQAKFTDAAKSTGRFVLNSTIGMLGFFDPASDFGWNRQQEEFGEVLGSYGVGDGPYLVVPALGPSSVREEVGDYVDRYYWPLAIIDFWPNIVRAGILGLEARASLADQEAILKDSIDPYEFVKNAYFQNMQYKVYDGNPPVEVNIEEEENIDAYLEELEGMEP; encoded by the coding sequence TTGTCAGATCCAAAAGATCCGTTGGAATCAATTAACCGACCTTTTTGGACTTTTACTTGGGATTATGCTGACAAATATGTCTTCAAGCCAGCTTCAGAGGGTTATGTCGAGTATATGCCAACCAATTTACGTTCAGGTGTACACAACATGGCGCTGAATTTAAATGAACCATCAACAATTATTAATCATTTATTACAAGCAAAGTTCACGGATGCAGCGAAATCTACAGGACGCTTTGTTTTAAATTCGACCATAGGGATGCTAGGTTTTTTTGATCCGGCAAGTGATTTTGGCTGGAACCGTCAACAAGAAGAGTTTGGTGAAGTGTTGGGAAGTTATGGCGTTGGTGATGGTCCTTATTTAGTTGTGCCTGCATTAGGCCCGTCTTCTGTACGTGAAGAAGTAGGCGATTATGTCGATCGTTATTACTGGCCGTTGGCCATTATTGATTTTTGGCCAAATATAGTTCGAGCCGGTATTCTCGGCTTGGAGGCTCGAGCATCACTAGCTGACCAAGAAGCTATTCTAAAAGACTCTATTGATCCTTATGAATTTGTTAAAAATGCTTATTTTCAAAATATGCAATATAAGGTTTATGACGGTAACCCTCCAGTTGAAGTGAATATTGAAGAAGAAGAAAATATTGATGCATACCTAGAAGAGCTTGAAGGTATGGAGCCTTAA
- a CDS encoding DUF2802 domain-containing protein: MENIPANLISLIAFTIVMLVAMLLLALKNRFSRQIDKLQQELQNQELQLIALQTALSQNQLQVEANQQSYQASQLENEQVSKQLEHRIKVAQEQFNSKLQVIEQQLHQQPEDKLYSRAQKLVELGADIIEIMRECDIPRAEAEMLLAIHRQKKSKF, translated from the coding sequence ATGGAAAATATTCCTGCTAACCTGATCAGTTTAATTGCATTTACCATAGTGATGCTCGTTGCTATGTTATTACTGGCATTAAAAAATCGTTTCAGCCGACAAATTGATAAATTGCAACAGGAATTACAAAACCAAGAGCTGCAATTAATTGCTTTGCAAACCGCTCTCAGTCAAAACCAATTACAAGTAGAAGCCAATCAACAGTCTTATCAAGCATCGCAACTAGAAAATGAGCAAGTCAGTAAACAGCTTGAACATCGCATTAAAGTGGCTCAAGAGCAATTTAACAGTAAGTTACAAGTTATTGAGCAGCAGTTACATCAACAGCCAGAAGATAAACTTTATTCTAGAGCGCAAAAACTTGTTGAGCTAGGCGCTGATATTATCGAAATAATGCGCGAGTGTGATATTCCTAGAGCAGAAGCCGAAATGTTACTGGCTATTCATCGTCAAAAAAAATCAAAATTCTAA
- a CDS encoding chemotaxis protein CheW produces the protein MSDERRNASESVDTKDQVVQRVTFKLDNETYGINVMQVQEILRYTEIAPVPGAPAYVMGIINLRGNVVTVIDTRARFGMESAELTDNTRIVIIEAETQVIGILVDSVAEVVYLKTSEIDVAPNVGNDESAKYIQGVSNRDGELLILVDLNKLLSDVEWDELKQF, from the coding sequence ATGTCAGATGAAAGACGCAATGCAAGTGAAAGTGTAGATACTAAAGATCAAGTAGTACAAAGAGTGACCTTTAAGCTTGATAATGAAACCTACGGCATTAACGTTATGCAAGTACAAGAGATACTTCGCTACACAGAAATAGCCCCTGTCCCAGGAGCACCCGCGTATGTCATGGGAATAATTAACCTACGTGGTAATGTTGTTACCGTTATCGATACACGGGCTCGTTTTGGTATGGAGTCAGCAGAGCTAACCGATAATACGCGCATTGTTATTATTGAAGCCGAAACTCAAGTTATCGGTATTTTAGTTGATAGCGTTGCTGAGGTTGTTTACTTAAAAACCTCTGAAATAGATGTCGCCCCCAATGTTGGTAATGACGAAAGTGCCAAATATATTCAAGGTGTTTCAAATAGAGATGGTGAGCTACTTATTTTAGTCGATTTAAATAAGTTACTGTCAGATGTTGAATGGGATGAATTAAAGCAATTCTAA
- a CDS encoding chemotaxis protein CheW: MSKSLAASKQLMQTYLSELLTEEEEQKALLVKVKQTEPLERLLASATFPKTVEQETAEPIRSAKAENKTLVATQLEIDTPVKTTVKPVVKAKPAKINTKVIDKKVLSSSSEVQLNELKTRKSVGGFEAINQRSYRQGDFQAMFFDVAGLMIAVPLIELGGILNNDKTSSLMGKPDWFKGVMLHRDEKVNVVDTARWVMPEKCDETLLAALNYQYIIMLSNTSWGLTAEKLIDTVTLKQEDVKWLDAPSKRPWLAGLVKNRMCALLDVDSLIKLLEKGVNITQE; encoded by the coding sequence ATGTCAAAGTCTTTAGCTGCAAGTAAACAATTAATGCAGACCTATTTGTCAGAACTGCTTACGGAAGAAGAAGAGCAAAAAGCGCTACTGGTAAAAGTGAAGCAAACTGAACCATTGGAAAGATTACTGGCGAGTGCTACTTTTCCGAAAACGGTTGAGCAAGAAACTGCTGAGCCGATAAGGTCAGCGAAAGCTGAAAATAAAACGCTCGTTGCTACTCAGCTTGAAATTGATACACCGGTTAAAACCACAGTTAAACCCGTAGTTAAAGCAAAACCGGCGAAAATAAATACAAAAGTCATAGATAAAAAAGTATTAAGTAGTAGTAGTGAAGTACAGCTCAATGAGCTTAAAACTCGTAAAAGCGTTGGCGGTTTTGAAGCCATTAATCAGCGAAGTTATCGTCAAGGTGACTTTCAAGCGATGTTTTTTGATGTTGCAGGTTTAATGATTGCTGTTCCATTGATCGAATTAGGTGGTATTCTTAATAATGATAAAACTAGCTCATTAATGGGAAAACCCGATTGGTTTAAAGGTGTTATGCTACACCGTGATGAAAAAGTTAACGTGGTTGATACTGCGCGTTGGGTGATGCCTGAAAAATGTGATGAAACATTGCTAGCGGCGCTGAATTACCAGTATATTATTATGTTAAGTAATACATCGTGGGGTTTGACGGCTGAAAAACTGATCGATACGGTGACGCTCAAACAAGAAGATGTTAAGTGGTTAGATGCACCAAGCAAACGTCCTTGGCTTGCTGGATTAGTAAAAAATCGTATGTGTGCTCTGTTAGATGTTGACTCCTTAATTAAGTTATTGGAAAAAGGCGTAAATATTACGCAAGAATAA
- a CDS encoding ParA family protein: MVVWTVANQKGGVGKTTTTIALAGLLAEEGYRVLLVDTDPHASLSYYFGIESEDLELSVYDLFLQVSTKEQIMQSLCPTHYDNIDILPATMGLATLDRSLGNKGGMGLVLKKAMRAIADQYDYVLIDCPPILGVLMVNALAACDRIIVPVQTEFLALKGLDRMMKTLEIMQGEQVAPFKYTIVPTMFDKRTKASLMTYRKLQELYGDFVWPGVIPTDTNFRNASVAQKVPSDYVASSRGVTAYRNLLKYLVNLTIVSK; the protein is encoded by the coding sequence TTGGTAGTTTGGACAGTTGCAAATCAAAAAGGCGGCGTGGGTAAAACCACCACAACGATCGCCTTAGCAGGTTTATTAGCAGAAGAAGGCTATCGAGTGCTATTAGTCGATACCGATCCGCATGCATCATTAAGCTACTATTTTGGTATCGAGTCAGAAGACTTAGAACTCAGTGTTTATGATTTGTTTCTACAGGTTTCTACCAAAGAGCAAATCATGCAAAGCCTATGTCCTACGCATTATGATAATATCGATATATTGCCAGCAACTATGGGCTTAGCGACACTCGACCGCTCATTGGGGAATAAAGGCGGTATGGGCCTAGTATTAAAAAAAGCGATGCGAGCGATAGCGGATCAATATGATTATGTTTTGATTGATTGTCCGCCGATTTTAGGTGTGCTTATGGTTAATGCATTAGCAGCTTGTGATCGGATTATTGTGCCAGTTCAAACCGAGTTTTTAGCGCTAAAAGGTTTAGATCGTATGATGAAAACCTTAGAAATAATGCAAGGGGAGCAAGTAGCACCATTTAAATACACCATTGTACCGACCATGTTTGATAAACGTACTAAGGCGTCTTTAATGACCTATCGAAAGTTACAAGAACTTTATGGTGACTTTGTTTGGCCAGGTGTTATACCAACAGATACCAACTTTCGTAATGCCAGTGTTGCACAAAAAGTGCCCTCTGATTATGTTGCAAGCTCGCGTGGTGTTACAGCCTATCGAAATTTATTAAAATATTTAGTTAATTTAACTATTGTGAGTAAGTGA
- a CDS encoding flagellar motor protein MotB codes for MNRLRARRHSVEHDNVERWLVSYADYMTLLFALFVVLYAMAMVNEEPFETATESIGRVFQANEKQVKNRGHGDDILPVNSAKTNKRLFGNGILEDAGPELVSGELMLSNVSEAQVGTTLTSLEKDLHEALYELVESGYAQLQIDGDWLEIELNSGLLFPSGSSSPTNAAKDILTVIYQVIADASNYIRVRGYTDNQVIATEIYSSNWELSVFRATAILRVLEELTLTPARMAIEGYGQYYPNADNSTETGRAKNRRVVIAISKYGLAQANLLATPTIAVSDVEAIKSSDAESHDDENEIRIIRLDNGGIRITTRAEANVNDEASSPPEKKDNE; via the coding sequence ATGAACCGGTTACGTGCAAGGCGCCATTCGGTAGAGCATGACAATGTAGAGCGTTGGTTGGTTTCTTATGCTGATTATATGACACTACTTTTTGCACTATTTGTCGTGTTGTATGCTATGGCGATGGTTAATGAAGAGCCATTTGAAACTGCGACTGAATCTATTGGTCGGGTATTTCAAGCCAATGAAAAGCAAGTTAAAAACCGTGGTCATGGTGATGATATTCTACCGGTCAATAGTGCAAAAACCAATAAACGCCTGTTTGGCAATGGCATATTAGAAGATGCTGGTCCTGAGTTAGTCTCAGGTGAATTGATGTTATCTAATGTATCAGAAGCACAAGTAGGTACAACATTAACTTCATTAGAAAAAGATCTTCATGAAGCGTTATATGAACTCGTTGAGTCAGGCTATGCACAACTGCAAATTGATGGCGACTGGTTGGAAATTGAATTGAACAGTGGCTTATTATTTCCCAGTGGTTCATCATCACCGACCAATGCTGCCAAGGATATATTAACGGTTATCTATCAAGTGATTGCCGATGCCAGCAACTATATTCGTGTTAGAGGCTATACTGATAATCAAGTTATAGCGACAGAAATATATTCTTCAAACTGGGAGTTGTCGGTATTTCGAGCAACGGCAATTTTACGGGTTTTGGAAGAGTTAACCTTAACCCCTGCTCGAATGGCTATTGAAGGTTACGGGCAATATTATCCTAATGCTGATAATAGCACGGAAACAGGCCGAGCCAAGAATCGACGAGTGGTAATAGCAATTTCTAAATACGGCTTAGCGCAAGCTAATTTATTAGCCACACCGACTATTGCTGTTAGTGATGTCGAAGCGATAAAAAGCAGTGATGCTGAAAGTCATGATGATGAGAATGAAATTCGTATTATTCGACTTGATAATGGTGGTATTCGAATTACCACACGTGCTGAAGCGAACGTTAACGATGAAGCGTCTAGCCCCCCAGAAAAAAAAGATAATGAATAA
- a CDS encoding flagellar motor protein has protein sequence MDKLSISGLVIAILAIYFGFIIDGGAISSLLELPAFIIVFGGTLGAVMLQSSQSQFLHAMTLLKWLFYPPKYDIEQGIESVVHWAEKARELGFLSLEHIAEEENDFYVNKGLNLLVDGVEVDNLRVSLELDLDLYREHNLRSAHIFESMGGYSPTIGILGAVLGLIHAMSNLADPQLLGQGIATAFVATIYGVGFANLIYLPVANKIKAIVHQQTMYREMMTEGLIAIALAENPHAIENKLSAFRLEQ, from the coding sequence ATGGATAAACTGAGCATCTCAGGATTAGTTATTGCCATCTTAGCGATTTACTTTGGCTTTATTATTGATGGCGGTGCAATCTCTTCGTTATTAGAGCTACCAGCCTTTATTATTGTTTTTGGCGGTACGCTTGGCGCTGTGATGTTGCAGTCTTCACAAAGCCAGTTTTTACATGCAATGACCTTACTGAAATGGTTATTTTATCCGCCTAAATATGATATTGAACAGGGCATTGAATCAGTTGTACATTGGGCTGAAAAAGCACGGGAGCTTGGCTTTTTATCACTTGAACATATTGCAGAAGAAGAAAATGACTTTTATGTTAATAAAGGTTTAAACCTGTTGGTTGATGGTGTTGAAGTTGACAACCTGAGGGTTTCGCTTGAACTAGATTTAGACTTATATCGTGAACATAATTTGCGTTCCGCGCATATTTTTGAATCCATGGGCGGTTATAGCCCGACGATTGGTATTTTGGGGGCGGTGCTTGGTTTAATTCATGCCATGTCCAATTTAGCCGACCCGCAATTATTAGGACAAGGCATCGCTACGGCATTTGTTGCTACTATTTACGGTGTTGGTTTTGCGAATTTAATTTACTTACCGGTTGCCAATAAAATTAAAGCCATTGTGCATCAGCAAACTATGTATCGTGAAATGATGACTGAAGGGTTGATTGCGATTGCACTTGCCGAAAATCCGCATGCCATTGAAAATAAATTATCGGCCTTTCGGTTGGAACAATGA
- a CDS encoding chemotaxis response regulator protein-glutamate methylesterase — MSFKVLVVDDSSFFRRRVTDILNKDPDLDVIDVAINGIDAVEKAIALKPDVITMDIEMPLLNGIDAVKQIMAKAPTAIIMFSSLTHAGAKATLDALDAGALDFLPKKFNEIAKNTEDAGSLLRQRVMQLAKKKGARLPRISTFRSRALDDTKAKTAPLARAATAENTSLRSSSVLKKSSGKSYKLLAIGTSTGGPVALQKLLTQLPEDFPLPIILIQHMPAAFTLAFANRLNTLCKINVKQASSGDILKPGCAYLAPGGKQMIIDGTENAAKLRILEDDSERIAFKPSVDISFGSAAKVFGGNVLGVILTGMGADGREGSRLLKAKGATIWAQDEESCVVYGMPQAVAVAGISTLSLALESFPSAILKEIQYG, encoded by the coding sequence ATGTCCTTTAAAGTATTGGTGGTTGATGACTCCAGTTTTTTTCGACGCCGAGTAACGGATATTCTCAACAAAGATCCTGATCTTGACGTTATCGATGTCGCTATTAATGGTATAGATGCGGTAGAGAAGGCGATTGCCTTAAAGCCTGACGTGATCACCATGGATATAGAAATGCCATTACTCAATGGCATTGACGCTGTTAAACAAATAATGGCAAAAGCACCGACTGCCATTATTATGTTTTCTTCCTTAACGCATGCCGGTGCTAAAGCAACACTTGATGCTTTAGATGCCGGGGCATTAGATTTTTTGCCGAAAAAATTTAATGAAATTGCTAAGAATACTGAAGATGCCGGCAGTTTATTACGTCAACGTGTAATGCAATTAGCAAAAAAGAAAGGTGCAAGGTTACCACGCATCTCGACTTTTCGCTCCCGTGCTCTCGATGATACTAAAGCTAAAACCGCGCCATTAGCGAGAGCAGCAACTGCTGAAAATACCAGCCTACGCTCAAGTTCGGTATTAAAAAAGAGTTCAGGGAAGTCATATAAATTATTGGCAATAGGCACCTCAACAGGGGGGCCTGTAGCATTACAAAAATTATTAACGCAATTACCTGAAGACTTCCCTCTACCTATTATCTTGATCCAGCATATGCCTGCTGCATTTACCTTAGCCTTTGCTAATCGCTTGAATACGCTTTGCAAAATAAATGTAAAGCAAGCGTCTTCGGGTGATATTTTAAAGCCAGGTTGTGCCTATTTAGCGCCTGGCGGTAAGCAAATGATTATTGACGGCACAGAAAATGCTGCGAAATTAAGAATATTGGAAGATGATTCTGAACGGATCGCATTTAAACCCAGTGTAGATATTAGTTTTGGCTCTGCTGCTAAAGTTTTTGGTGGCAATGTTTTAGGCGTCATATTAACTGGGATGGGCGCTGACGGACGTGAAGGTTCACGATTGTTAAAAGCCAAAGGCGCAACTATTTGGGCACAAGATGAAGAGTCCTGTGTTGTTTATGGTATGCCGCAAGCGGTAGCCGTTGCCGGTATATCAACATTATCACTGGCACTTGAAAGCTTTCCATCTGCAATTCTTAAGGAAATACAGTATGGATAA
- a CDS encoding chemotaxis protein CheA, whose amino-acid sequence MSFEQDEEILQDFLIEAGEILETLSEQLVELENDPHNAELLNAIFRGFHTVKGGAGFLSLTELVDACHGAENVFDTLRTHQRSVTSELMDVILQALDTINEMFAQVQNQEALSSAAPSLLAELHRLSAPEGQEVVAAPVEEIAPAASPIPTGNGSNDEMSEDEFERLLDELHGGGAPSTSAPVTPAPTISNSNDISDDEFESLLDELHGQGAFSPAIAATNTKATASATSDEIGDDEFESLLDELHGKGQSPKAQPVIEEPKAAPVKAVTPVPAKKAEAKPVAAAVPVKSEAKAAPTKPAQAETTVRVDTKRLDQIMNMVGELVLVRNRLTSLGMTKEDEELTKAVSNLDAVTTDLQGAVMKTRMQPIKKVFGRFPRVVRDLARSLNKEIRLILEGEETDLDKNLVEALADPLVHLVRNSVDHGIETPDKREAAGKPREGVVVLSASQEGDHILLTIRDDGAGMNAEKLKDIAIARGVLDADAAARMPNKEAFSLIFAPGFSTKTEISEVSGRGVGMDVVKTKITQLNGTVNIDSEMGVGTILEIKVPLTLAILPTLMVVIGKQTFALPLAGVNEIFHLDLTKTNLVDGQLTIIVREKAIPLFYLDQWLVRDYVDKPRDRGHVVIVQLGNQQVGFVVDSLIGQEEVVIKPLDRLLHGTPGMAGATITSDGGIALIIDVPNMLKYYAKKSVVNKKLRS is encoded by the coding sequence ATGTCATTTGAACAAGATGAAGAAATTCTTCAGGATTTTTTAATCGAAGCTGGCGAAATACTTGAGACATTGTCAGAGCAATTAGTTGAGCTTGAAAATGACCCTCATAATGCCGAATTACTCAATGCTATCTTTAGAGGTTTTCACACCGTAAAAGGCGGCGCTGGTTTTCTGTCACTGACTGAATTGGTTGATGCCTGTCATGGTGCGGAAAATGTTTTTGATACTTTAAGAACTCATCAACGTTCAGTTACCTCTGAGTTAATGGATGTTATCTTACAAGCACTTGATACTATTAATGAAATGTTTGCTCAAGTGCAAAATCAAGAAGCTTTATCAAGCGCAGCGCCTAGTTTATTAGCCGAATTACATCGCTTATCAGCACCTGAAGGACAAGAAGTTGTCGCTGCACCCGTGGAAGAAATTGCCCCAGCAGCTAGCCCAATACCGACAGGTAATGGCTCAAATGATGAGATGTCAGAAGATGAATTTGAACGTCTCTTGGATGAATTACATGGCGGCGGGGCACCATCAACAAGTGCTCCGGTCACTCCTGCACCTACAATATCAAATAGTAATGATATTTCAGATGATGAATTTGAATCATTATTAGACGAGCTTCATGGCCAAGGTGCGTTTTCACCTGCCATTGCCGCAACAAATACTAAAGCAACGGCTTCTGCTACGTCAGATGAAATTGGTGACGATGAGTTTGAATCGCTGTTAGATGAACTTCATGGCAAAGGTCAAAGCCCTAAAGCTCAACCCGTAATTGAAGAACCTAAAGCTGCGCCGGTAAAAGCCGTTACTCCTGTTCCGGCGAAGAAAGCAGAAGCCAAGCCTGTTGCCGCAGCAGTTCCTGTTAAAAGTGAAGCTAAAGCTGCACCGACAAAGCCAGCGCAAGCTGAAACAACGGTTAGGGTCGATACTAAACGCTTAGATCAAATCATGAATATGGTTGGTGAGTTAGTTTTAGTGCGTAACCGCCTGACTAGCTTGGGTATGACCAAAGAAGATGAAGAGCTAACCAAAGCGGTATCAAATCTAGATGCTGTTACAACTGACTTGCAAGGCGCGGTAATGAAAACGCGTATGCAGCCAATTAAAAAAGTTTTTGGGCGCTTTCCTCGAGTCGTACGTGACTTAGCCCGTAGTTTAAATAAAGAAATCAGACTTATTCTTGAAGGTGAAGAAACCGATTTAGATAAAAATTTAGTTGAGGCGTTAGCGGATCCTTTAGTGCATCTTGTGCGTAATTCGGTTGATCATGGTATCGAAACACCTGATAAACGTGAAGCAGCGGGTAAACCGCGTGAAGGTGTTGTGGTTTTATCGGCCTCGCAAGAAGGTGACCATATTCTACTGACTATTCGTGATGATGGTGCCGGTATGAATGCTGAAAAACTAAAAGATATTGCTATAGCGCGAGGCGTTTTAGATGCAGATGCTGCAGCGAGAATGCCTAATAAAGAAGCTTTTAGTTTGATTTTTGCCCCAGGATTTTCCACAAAAACTGAAATTTCAGAAGTGTCAGGCCGTGGTGTCGGCATGGACGTGGTTAAAACTAAAATCACCCAGCTAAACGGTACGGTCAACATTGACTCAGAGATGGGCGTTGGTACGATACTGGAAATTAAAGTGCCATTAACACTTGCGATATTACCGACCTTAATGGTGGTTATTGGCAAGCAGACTTTTGCCTTACCATTGGCTGGTGTTAATGAAATATTCCACCTTGATTTAACTAAAACTAACTTAGTCGATGGACAATTGACCATTATTGTTCGGGAAAAAGCTATTCCACTGTTTTATCTTGACCAGTGGTTGGTACGAGATTATGTTGATAAGCCAAGAGACCGTGGACACGTGGTTATTGTGCAGTTAGGTAACCAACAAGTTGGTTTTGTTGTTGATAGTTTAATTGGTCAAGAAGAAGTGGTTATTAAGCCGCTAGATAGATTATTACATGGTACTCCAGGTATGGCGGGAGCCACAATCACCAGTGATGGTGGCATAGCATTAATTATTGATGTGCCTAACATGTTGAAATATTATGCTAAAAAATCGGTAGTGAATAAAAAATTACGCTCATAA
- a CDS encoding protein phosphatase CheZ, with amino-acid sequence MSTNTSVHVSLEQAKLLVEYIETDQQDKADELIAEIQSPINTALFAEIGKLTRQLHDSLNNFHLDSRLNDLATADIPDAKERLNFVISRTEEAANKTMDAVETIFPVIDSIQQQISTVKPLWHKLMHNDLDVGEFKVLCRDIDILLKTTEKETNKIHGLMTDVLMAQDFQDLTGQVIRKVIDLVREVEDSLINMLTAFGMNSEPEKADYLPKVGKNLVEGPIMNSESRQDVVSDQDDVDDLLSSLGF; translated from the coding sequence ATGAGTACAAATACTAGTGTCCATGTTTCTCTGGAACAGGCTAAATTGTTGGTTGAATATATAGAAACCGATCAACAAGATAAAGCTGATGAGTTAATTGCAGAAATTCAAAGTCCGATTAACACCGCATTGTTTGCAGAAATTGGCAAATTGACACGGCAATTACATGACTCGTTGAATAATTTTCATCTTGATTCACGTTTAAATGATTTAGCTACAGCGGATATTCCTGATGCTAAAGAAAGATTAAACTTCGTCATCAGTCGCACCGAAGAAGCCGCGAATAAAACCATGGATGCCGTGGAAACAATTTTTCCTGTCATTGATAGCATCCAACAACAAATTAGTACAGTTAAGCCATTGTGGCATAAGCTAATGCACAATGATCTTGATGTCGGTGAATTTAAGGTATTATGTCGAGATATCGATATTTTGTTGAAAACAACAGAAAAAGAAACAAATAAAATTCATGGCTTGATGACTGATGTTTTAATGGCGCAAGACTTTCAAGATCTTACCGGTCAAGTTATACGAAAAGTTATTGATTTAGTTCGTGAAGTAGAAGATAGTCTGATAAATATGCTGACAGCATTTGGCATGAATTCTGAGCCAGAAAAAGCGGATTACCTACCCAAAGTGGGCAAGAATTTAGTCGAAGGCCCAATAATGAATAGCGAAAGTCGCCAAGATGTTGTTTCAGATCAAGACGATGTTGACGATTTATTATCAAGCTTAGGTTTTTAA
- the cheY gene encoding chemotaxis response regulator CheY: protein MDKNMKVLVVDDFSTMRRIIKNLLRDLGFTNISEADDGSTALPMLKDGAFDFVVTDWNMPGMQGIDLLKAIRADSKLSHIPVLMVTAEAKKEQIVMAAQAGVNGYIVKPFTAATLNSKLDKIFERLG, encoded by the coding sequence TTGGATAAAAATATGAAAGTGCTTGTTGTTGATGATTTCTCAACAATGAGACGAATAATCAAAAATTTGTTACGTGACTTGGGTTTCACCAACATCTCAGAAGCTGATGATGGCAGTACGGCATTGCCGATGCTAAAAGACGGTGCCTTTGATTTTGTGGTTACTGATTGGAATATGCCCGGCATGCAAGGGATTGACTTACTTAAAGCGATTAGAGCTGACAGTAAATTGTCACATATTCCGGTATTAATGGTAACTGCTGAAGCGAAAAAAGAGCAAATCGTTATGGCTGCTCAAGCGGGTGTTAATGGCTATATTGTTAAACCATTTACCGCTGCCACGCTAAATAGCAAACTTGATAAAATCTTTGAACGTCTTGGTTAA